The Alnus glutinosa chromosome 1, dhAlnGlut1.1, whole genome shotgun sequence region TTTTGTTGAGCGAAAATGGAATTGGGTATGTGCAAGACGATGAGTTGGAGAGAAAAATTGAAGAGATTAGAGCAATGGCTAGGGAGGCGCGGAGGAGTGAGGCGAAGGCGGTGAAGGAAGATGTTGAGGGTGATGATGACGTTGGCGAAGAAAGCGCGGTTTCTAGGCATAGAGATGGCATTGAGAAGGAGATTGGTGCAAGATTGATCAAGTTGCAGAAGAAGTTGAATTCCACTCCGGAGGGGTTACCGgggttgtttgttaattatTTGGGGATGTCTGGGAAGGGGGAAGATAGGGTGAGTAGGGATAGTTCGGATTCGAATGAGGCGAATGGGATGTTGATGTTTAAGAAAAAGTCTAAGTTTAGAAGCCCTTCAACGAAGCGGGTTGATCGTCCTAAGGGTTTTGGAGGCACCAGAGATCGTAACACAAAAAAGAGTGGTTCGGGTAGGGTTGGTACAATGAGTCGAAATGGAAGTGTTGGTGATGATGGTGTGGAATTGTTGGACCTTGAAATGCAGGTGGGCCAACAGCATAGTGACTATCAGGAAAGGGGGAGGGCGGATTTGGAAAAGGAAATGGGATTTGGAAATGCCGAACAGAGAAATGGTAATGTTACTAAATTGCCAGGTGATTGCGTGCCTTGTATAGTTTTGCTTAGTTGTTGCTTGTCtgcttaaatttttgtttacatAGTGGTTTAGCAAATAGCAGTCTTCtacttttgtttttgaattttattattgattggATATCACAACGAAGTTACTTGGTAGTAtaagtgaaaaaaattcaatatatcAAAGCTGTGATCATAACTAATTTCGTTAGTTTGTTAAAATTGTCAACTGCAAAACCAAAAGTAATTATTAAGATTCACGGTGACCATCTTTTACTTCCTGGATTATCTTTAATCAATCAAATCCAAAGTAAAcatgtattatatttaatatattcttGAATTAATGGTTAAGTTTTTAGGTGTCTTCCAGGAGACTGGTCTAGAGAGGCCTTCAGTTGAATTAGTAAATTCACAACAATCGGTAAAGTTGGGGACTCATCATTCTCAGAGATTCGCTAATGGAAAACCTGAAACTACCACCACTTCTGATAAGCATGCTGTTTTGAGTATAAATCGCAGTTCAAAACAAAGAGAAGTTGGAGATGAAACGCTGGCCAACAAATTCAGAGAAAAGCAACCAAAAAATGAGACTGATTTCTGGTGGTCAAGTCTTCCTTATGTTCTAGTATGTAACCAAAACGTTTTGTGTTTACTATTCTCCCAATAACTTAATATCTACATGATTGTGTTGTTGTTGCAGATGTGAGATCCATATTGTTTAGTGTTTTCTTGTCTGGACTGTATCAACTTGACTAAACAATCTTGACCAATGTCTTCTCAAGACTACCTGAATTAATTCCACTCATTCAAAGCCATCATTTTAGTTGAGCTCATTTTATAGACAATATTTTATTGGATTGcctaacttcttttttttcacataTAAAACTTGATAATTGTTTGTTTATCACACAACACTCTAGAAAATATCATCCTCTTCAATCATTTTCTTGTTATGGATGAGAACAAGATGGGTGTATTGCTCTCTTGGGGTATTTCTTGACTTTGCAATTTAACTTTCCTATCATTTGCCTACATTTTGACAACACTTCAAATTTCACATATTCTGTAAGATTGTTTTTTGTATAAGTTTGGACCATATGCATCTTTTGATACTCCCCATAGAATTGGAGTGTTGTTAAGTAAAATGATACCATTAGCAGACAGCATAAACAACATGAACAACATACACTCTAGGACCTTCTCTTGGAATATGGCCAATCAGTTAACTTACCAGGAA contains the following coding sequences:
- the LOC133880461 gene encoding uncharacterized protein LOC133880461 isoform X1, which gives rise to MAGARIAALSSLTPSINPTATTPTKPLVLACLPKPTKRKNYLRPKILKTLPKLPPNPIIPILSPETETPLEPHLDSESPADETFGDNCAADKVEEFRVSETSAEHDGVVGKFSSKSVLKYGAYLVGIFVFQTFCAVWVLGNANSERKERNLDNSDLGIGENNKGKFLLSENGIGYVQDDELERKIEEIRAMAREARRSEAKAVKEDVEGDDDVGEESAVSRHRDGIEKEIGARLIKLQKKLNSTPEGLPGLFVNYLGMSGKGEDRVSRDSSDSNEANGMLMFKKKSKFRSPSTKRVDRPKGFGGTRDRNTKKSGSGRVGTMSRNGSVGDDGVELLDLEMQVGQQHSDYQERGRADLEKEMGFGNAEQRNGNVTKLPGVFQETGLERPSVELVNSQQSVKLGTHHSQRFANGKPETTTTSDKHAVLSINRSSKQREVGDETLANKFREKQPKNETDFWWSSLPYVLVIVIRRGSEHEGQGGLYTLKTASQAQEQSSSSYTVAFEDQVDAKNFCFLLESFFEELGNFSADIVPLSIKELHEAAEANAMKVIVVKKRQLQLYAGQPFADVEMALHSLVEED
- the LOC133880461 gene encoding uncharacterized protein LOC133880461 isoform X2, translated to MAGARIAALSSLTPSINPTATTPTKPLVLACLPKPTKRKNYLRPKILKTLPKLPPNPIIPILSPETETPLEPHLDSESPADETFGDNCAADKVEEFRVSETSAEHDGVVGKFSSKSVLKYGAYLVGIFVFQTFCAVWVLGNANSERKERNLDNSDLGIGENNKGKFLLSENGIGYVQDDELERKIEEIRAMAREARRSEAKAVKEDVEGDDDVGEESAVSRHRDGIEKEIGARLIKLQKKLNSTPEGLPGLFVNYLGMSGKGEDRVSRDSSDSNEANGMLMFKKKSKFRSPSTKRVDRPKGFGGTRDRNTKKSGSGRVGTMSRNGSVGDDGVELLDLEMQVGQQHSDYQERGRADLEKEMGFGNAEQRNGVFQETGLERPSVELVNSQQSVKLGTHHSQRFANGKPETTTTSDKHAVLSINRSSKQREVGDETLANKFREKQPKNETDFWWSSLPYVLVIVIRRGSEHEGQGGLYTLKTASQAQEQSSSSYTVAFEDQVDAKNFCFLLESFFEELGNFSADIVPLSIKELHEAAEANAMKVIVVKKRQLQLYAGQPFADVEMALHSLVEED